Genomic segment of Gammaproteobacteria bacterium:
TTGATTAACGAGTTGCACTTGGCTATCCGGCCGGTCTTGCTGGGTTCCGGCGAGCAATTGTTCAGCGGCTTGAATATGCGCGCTCTGGGCTATGAGTGCGTGAAGCAAATTACGGGCGAGCGCGCCACGCATGTTTTTCTGCGCAAGCGCGTCCAGGAATGATGCAGGTTGGGGCGAAGTCTTCACAACCTTACTGCCTGTCATCAGCAAGCATGACCAAGACCCGCCTCACGACAGGAGTGTTTCCATGAGAAAACTCATTGCATCCACGTTTGTCTCGCTTGACGGAATCATGCAAGCGCCCGGCGGGCCGGAAGAAGACCCCACTGGCGGTTTTACGCTTGGCGGTTGGATGTTCAACTACGCGGACGAAAGCATGGATATCTCCACGGCAGGTTTCGACGGCAAGGACCGCGAGCTGCTGCTCGGGCGCAGGACCTACGAGATATTCGAAGCGTTCTGGCCGTATCAGCCGCCGGATGACCCGATTGCGAAGACGCTCAATACGGCGAAAAAATATGTTGCTTCGCGGACTTTGAGGGTGCTGCGCTGGAACAACTCAACCCTGCTCCACGGCGATGTCGTCTCGGCAGTCACGGCTCTCAAGGCCCAAGCTGGGCCGGATCTACAGATAATCGGCAGCGGCAACCTGATTCAAACACTCCAGGCCGCCTCACTGATAGACGAGTACAACGTGTGGACTTTTCCAGTGGTGCTTGGGCGGGGCAAGCGCCTCTTCAGCGAGACCGCCAAGCCTTCGGCACTGCGGCTCGTGCACTCCCGGGTTTCGGGCACCGGTGTTGTGATGAGTACCTATGCACCCAGCGGCGATATCCAGCCTGGTTCGTTCGCGAATGCCGAACCGAGCGCGCAGGAGTTGGCTCGACGCAAAAAAATGGTGGATAAGATGTGGTGATGTGACGTGGACAGGGTTTACCCCAACTTGCACTAGATTGTATGCACCCTTAACAGGAGGATTTATGAGTTACGTAGATGGTTTCGTGTTGCCTATACCGAAAAAGCAATTGCCGGCCTATCGCCGCATCGCGCGCAAGGCGGGCCGTATCTGGCGCGAACTTGGCGCACTGCAATACGTCGAATGTCTTGCCGACGACGTAAAACCCGGCAAGCTCACGTCGTTCCCGCAGGCAGTGAAGCTGAAACCCGGTGAGATCGTGGTGTTTTCCTGGATTGTGTACAAGTCGCGCGCGCAGCGCGACCGCATCATCAACAAAGTCATGAGCGATCCACGCATCGCCGACCTGATGGACCCGAAAAAAATGCCCTTCGATGGCAAGCGCATGTTTTGGGGCGGCTTTAAACCAATGATTTCTCTTTAAGAGCATCTATGAAAATGTGCGACGCTGTTTATTCGGTGCACCTGAAATCCCCCCTTTCGCACTTCGCAATCCTGCTCCGTTCGAAAGTCCAGGGCAGCCATCCGTGGCTGCCCGTTCGGGGCTTCGCCCCTCACCCCCCTTTTCAAAAGGGGGGAAGCGCGCTTTGCGCGCGGGGGGATTTGTCCCAAGTGAATTTTTCAGCTGTTCCAAGGCAGCGAATAACTTGCGCTTACCGGACGATTCGACCCCGCGTCATTACGCTCAGGGCGAACGGTTAATGAACCAGTACCTGCTTGGGTAAATCAATGGCAGACAGCATGACTAAAATCGCCTCCGCCTCCTCGCAACGCGACCACCGCTGGCTGGCATTCGGCGTGCTGTGTCTGGGCGCGCTCATGATTGTGCTCGACGTCACGATCGTGAATGTGGCGTTGCCTTCCATCCGCGAGGCCTTGGGCTTCAGCGAAACGTCGCTCGCCTGGGTGGTGAATGCCTATCTCCTTACTTTTGGCGGCTGCCTGCTGCTCGGGGGCCGGTTGGGCGATCTCTACGGTCATCGCCGCGTGTTTCTCATCGGTCTCGCGGGATTCTCGCTGGCTTCGATGGCGTGCGGCCTGTCGGACTCGCAGGGTTTGCTGGTGGTGGCGCGCGCGGTGCAGGGCATCGGCGGCGCGGTAGTGGATGCCGTGGCCTTGTCGCTGATGATGAATCTGTTCACCGAGCCGGCGGAGCGCGCCAAAGCCATGGGTGTATTCGGTTTCGTGTGCGCGGGTGGCGGCAGTGTCGGCGTGTTGTTGGGCGGACTCCTGACCGCCTCGCTCAGTTGGCACTGGATCTTCCTTGTGAACGTGCCGGTCGGCGCGCTGGTGATCGTGCTCACGCTGCGCTGGTTGCCGCGCGTGCGCGGCGACACGCTGCACAAGCATCTCGATTTCGGTGGTGCGGTCACGATTACCGCTGCGCTCCTGCTCGCGGTGTATGCCGTGGTCAACGGCAACAGCGCCGGCTGGACCTCGGCCCGCACGCTGGGCCTGCTGGCGGCGGCACTGGTGTTGTTCGCGGTGTTTCTGACCATCGAGACCCGGGTACGCGCGCCGCTCATGCCACTCAAACTGTTCCGGCTACGCAACCTGAGCACGGCCAACATGGTCGGTGTGTTGTGGGCCGCGGCCATGTTCGCGTGGTTCTTTCT
This window contains:
- a CDS encoding DHA2 family efflux MFS transporter permease subunit, coding for MTKIASASSQRDHRWLAFGVLCLGALMIVLDVTIVNVALPSIREALGFSETSLAWVVNAYLLTFGGCLLLGGRLGDLYGHRRVFLIGLAGFSLASMACGLSDSQGLLVVARAVQGIGGAVVDAVALSLMMNLFTEPAERAKAMGVFGFVCAGGGSVGVLLGGLLTASLSWHWIFLVNVPVGALVIVLTLRWLPRVRGDTLHKHLDFGGAVTITAALLLAVYAVVNGNSAGWTSARTLGLLAAALVLFAVFLTIETRVRAPLMPLKLFRLRNLSTANMVGVLWAAAMFAWFFLSALYLQLVLGYNPLQVGLAFLPANIIMAVFSVGLSAHLVMRFGYRLPLAAGLGLAAAGLLLFARAPLSGNFVIDVLPGMLLLGIGAGIAFNPVLMAAMNDVAPDESGLASGIVNTAFMMGGALGLAVLASIASARTSALLSSGHTQLAALNDGYHLAFFAGACFAALAAAVGAIWLRGRTAITVDVAQPVKP
- a CDS encoding dihydrofolate reductase family protein, whose product is MRKLIASTFVSLDGIMQAPGGPEEDPTGGFTLGGWMFNYADESMDISTAGFDGKDRELLLGRRTYEIFEAFWPYQPPDDPIAKTLNTAKKYVASRTLRVLRWNNSTLLHGDVVSAVTALKAQAGPDLQIIGSGNLIQTLQAASLIDEYNVWTFPVVLGRGKRLFSETAKPSALRLVHSRVSGTGVVMSTYAPSGDIQPGSFANAEPSAQELARRKKMVDKMW
- a CDS encoding DUF1428 domain-containing protein; its protein translation is MSYVDGFVLPIPKKQLPAYRRIARKAGRIWRELGALQYVECLADDVKPGKLTSFPQAVKLKPGEIVVFSWIVYKSRAQRDRIINKVMSDPRIADLMDPKKMPFDGKRMFWGGFKPMISL